The Chitinophaga sp. H8 genome contains a region encoding:
- a CDS encoding prolyl oligopeptidase family serine peptidase, producing MLKKTNKGLLIMSMTFMTGNLVAQQQPVITYPNTWKVDTVDHYHGTDIADPYRWLEDDNSDATKAWVIAQNKVTEDYLSGIPFRKDIKKRLEELWNYVKVGTPFKRGNYYYFYKNDGLQNQAVLYRMAALDAQPEVFIDPNKLSANGTAALGTISFSKDGKYVAYLLAQAGSDWQQAFVMDVATGKLLEDKLDWIKFSGLSWRGDGFYYSRYDQPDESSKLSKKNEFHKVYFHKMGTPQAQDELIFVDKEHPLRSVGAQVTEDGRFLILSVSEGTSGNEIWFRDFQDASQTDFKLLIKGFDYDPDVIDNAGDQLLVRTNHDAPNYKVVSINPGHPEQSNWKTIIPEKKEALQGVGTAGGKLLPSYLKDASTRVYQYDYNGKLEREIKLPGIGTATGFDARKEDQVLFYSFSSFVMPATVFKYEVATGKSTVYNKPEVKFNPDQYETKQLFFTSKDGTRVPMFLSYKKGIKLNGKNPVLLYGYGGFNIPITPGFNVSNLYFMEQGGIFVVVSLRGGSEYGEAWHKAGMLDQKQHVFDDFIGAAEYLVKEKYTNPSKIAIRGGSNGGLLVGACMTQRPDLFKVALPAVGVMDMLRFQKFTIGWAWAVEYGSSDNADQFPYLLKYSPLHNLKPGTHYPATLITTADHDDRVVPAHSFKFAAALQACNEGPNPSLIRIETQAGHGAGKPTSKQIDEATDIWAFTMFNLGMK from the coding sequence ATGCTGAAAAAGACTAATAAGGGATTATTAATTATGAGTATGACTTTTATGACGGGCAACTTAGTTGCACAGCAACAACCGGTGATCACTTACCCTAATACCTGGAAGGTAGATACGGTAGACCATTATCATGGTACTGACATTGCAGACCCCTACCGCTGGCTGGAAGATGACAACAGCGATGCTACCAAAGCATGGGTAATAGCACAGAATAAAGTAACAGAAGACTATCTGTCCGGTATTCCTTTCCGGAAGGATATTAAAAAACGTCTGGAAGAATTGTGGAACTACGTAAAAGTAGGTACCCCATTTAAAAGAGGCAACTATTATTATTTCTATAAAAATGATGGTTTACAGAATCAGGCCGTACTTTACCGTATGGCTGCCCTGGATGCCCAGCCGGAAGTTTTTATTGACCCCAATAAATTATCTGCCAACGGCACAGCAGCTTTAGGGACTATCAGCTTTTCCAAAGACGGGAAGTATGTAGCTTATCTGCTGGCGCAGGCAGGGTCCGACTGGCAACAGGCATTTGTAATGGACGTAGCTACCGGTAAGTTGCTGGAAGATAAGTTGGACTGGATCAAATTCAGCGGGCTTTCCTGGCGCGGAGATGGTTTTTACTACAGCCGTTACGATCAGCCTGATGAAAGCAGTAAGCTGTCGAAAAAGAATGAGTTCCATAAGGTATACTTCCATAAGATGGGTACCCCTCAGGCACAGGATGAGCTGATATTTGTGGATAAAGAACATCCTTTGCGCAGTGTCGGCGCCCAGGTAACCGAAGATGGCCGTTTTCTGATCCTGTCTGTTTCTGAAGGTACTTCCGGCAATGAAATCTGGTTCCGGGATTTCCAGGATGCTTCCCAAACAGATTTTAAACTGCTGATAAAAGGATTTGATTATGATCCGGATGTTATTGATAATGCAGGTGATCAGTTGTTGGTACGTACCAACCATGATGCGCCCAACTATAAAGTAGTGTCGATAAACCCCGGACATCCGGAGCAAAGTAACTGGAAAACAATCATTCCGGAAAAAAAGGAAGCCCTGCAGGGAGTAGGAACAGCGGGAGGGAAACTGTTGCCCAGTTATCTGAAGGACGCCTCTACCCGCGTATATCAATATGATTATAATGGTAAGCTGGAACGGGAAATTAAATTACCCGGCATAGGTACCGCCACCGGATTTGATGCCCGTAAGGAAGACCAGGTGCTGTTTTATTCCTTTTCTTCTTTTGTAATGCCTGCTACCGTATTTAAATATGAAGTAGCTACCGGAAAATCAACGGTATATAATAAACCGGAAGTAAAATTCAATCCAGACCAATACGAAACCAAACAACTATTTTTTACCAGTAAAGATGGTACCCGGGTGCCCATGTTCCTTTCCTACAAAAAGGGGATCAAGCTGAATGGCAAGAATCCGGTATTATTGTATGGATATGGCGGCTTTAATATCCCTATTACGCCAGGCTTTAATGTATCGAACCTGTATTTTATGGAGCAGGGCGGCATTTTTGTGGTGGTAAGTTTACGTGGTGGCAGTGAATATGGGGAAGCCTGGCACAAGGCAGGTATGCTGGATCAGAAACAGCATGTGTTTGACGATTTTATAGGAGCAGCAGAGTACCTGGTAAAAGAAAAATATACGAACCCAAGTAAGATAGCTATCCGGGGCGGATCCAACGGCGGATTACTGGTAGGCGCATGTATGACCCAGCGTCCGGACCTCTTTAAGGTGGCATTGCCGGCAGTAGGGGTAATGGATATGCTGCGTTTTCAGAAATTTACGATAGGCTGGGCCTGGGCAGTAGAGTATGGCAGCAGTGATAATGCAGACCAGTTTCCCTATCTGCTTAAGTACTCCCCCTTACATAATTTAAAACCTGGCACGCACTATCCTGCTACCTTAATTACGACGGCCGATCATGATGACAGGGTAGTACCTGCGCACTCCTTTAAATTTGCCGCTGCGTTGCAGGCTTGCAATGAGGGCCCTAACCCCTCCCTAATCCGGATTGAAACGCAGGCCGGACATGGTGCGGGAAAGCCTACTTCCAAACAAATTGACGAGGCCACAGATATATGGGCATTTACCATGTTTAACCTGGGCATGAAATAA
- the pfkA gene encoding 6-phosphofructokinase — MKKVNNIAVLTSGGDAPGMNAAVRAVVRTGIYHQLNVYGIMYGYRGMLKNEIFPMESKSVANIIQRGGTILKTARCKEFHEYEGRKKAYENLKKHNIDGLVVIGGDGSFNGAQKFSQEFDIPCIGLPGTIDKDIAGTDFTIGFDTAVNTAISAIDKIRDTADAHDRLFVIEVMGRDAGYIALHSGISTGAEHILIPERHSDVATIIEDLQANERRRKLVNLIVVAEGDKNGGANEVAKIVQEKLPQIDTRVCILGHIQRGGSPTCMDRILASRMGYAAVDALLDGTHNVMIGIVNDKIQYTPLDKAVKAKQEIDPEWFKIVKILAS, encoded by the coding sequence ATGAAAAAAGTGAACAACATTGCAGTACTTACATCAGGGGGAGATGCCCCAGGCATGAATGCAGCCGTTCGTGCCGTTGTAAGAACGGGAATTTATCATCAGCTGAATGTGTATGGCATCATGTATGGCTATAGGGGAATGTTGAAAAACGAAATATTTCCAATGGAGTCAAAATCGGTGGCCAACATCATACAGCGTGGCGGCACCATTTTGAAAACGGCCCGGTGCAAGGAGTTCCATGAATATGAAGGGCGAAAAAAAGCCTATGAAAACCTGAAAAAACACAACATTGACGGATTGGTAGTGATTGGTGGAGATGGATCTTTCAATGGTGCGCAAAAGTTCAGCCAGGAGTTTGACATTCCTTGTATAGGCTTGCCGGGAACTATTGACAAGGACATCGCAGGCACAGATTTTACCATTGGGTTTGATACAGCCGTAAATACAGCTATATCTGCTATTGATAAAATCCGGGATACTGCCGATGCCCACGACCGCTTGTTTGTGATTGAAGTAATGGGCCGTGATGCAGGCTATATCGCCTTGCACAGCGGTATCTCTACCGGTGCAGAACACATCCTGATCCCCGAACGCCATTCTGATGTGGCTACTATCATTGAAGACCTCCAGGCCAACGAACGCCGGAGGAAACTGGTAAATCTGATTGTAGTGGCAGAAGGTGACAAAAACGGGGGCGCCAACGAAGTGGCCAAAATAGTGCAGGAAAAACTGCCGCAGATCGATACCAGGGTATGTATCCTGGGGCATATCCAACGCGGAGGTTCTCCTACCTGTATGGACCGTATCCTGGCCAGCCGGATGGGTTATGCTGCTGTAGATGCATTACTGGACGGGACACATAATGTAATGATTGGTATTGTCAATGATAAGATCCAATATACACCTCTGGATAAGGCCGTAAAGGCCAAACAGGAAATTGATCCTGAATGGTTTAAGATTGTCAAAATACTTGCGAGTTAA
- the pyk gene encoding pyruvate kinase translates to MSTKDLSKYYHKEMDHAAGRQHSAHKTKIVATVGPACDTYEKLLELVQAGVNVFRLNFSHGSHEDKLRIIEYIRQINKTQPFNIAILADLQGPKLRVGEIENNALPLTIGQMLTFSNEKVVGNAQKIYVSYPDLYRDIKPGHRILLDDGKIETIVRETTPDGLIKAEVMLGGILSSKKGFNLPDTKISMPALTEKDIVDLEFIIEQQCDWVALSFVRSVKDLMDLRKRLEDRQSKIKIISKIEKPEAIQNLKEIIWESDGVMIARGDLGVELPVEQIPMIQKDIIRKCIHRAKPVIVATQMMESMMDRSRPNRSEITDVANAVLEGADAVMLSGETATGMHPVLVIETMKKIIDEVEKEDIIYNRNLIPHRHSPTFLSDALCYNACKIAEDLDSDALIGMTQSGYTGFMLSSYRPRSPLYIFTKERTLVNQLSLSWGVRAFYYAEEESLDDIIFDQIHILKERGFLKTDDVAVNTGSTPVKEHLPTNILKITRVV, encoded by the coding sequence ATGAGTACAAAGGATCTGTCCAAATATTACCACAAAGAAATGGACCACGCTGCTGGTCGCCAACATTCTGCACACAAAACAAAAATCGTAGCTACTGTAGGCCCTGCCTGCGATACCTATGAAAAATTATTGGAACTGGTGCAGGCTGGTGTGAATGTTTTTCGCCTCAACTTTTCTCATGGCTCCCATGAAGATAAATTGAGGATCATCGAATACATTCGTCAGATCAATAAAACACAACCTTTCAATATTGCCATCCTGGCCGATTTACAAGGTCCTAAGCTAAGGGTAGGCGAAATAGAAAATAATGCATTGCCTTTAACCATTGGCCAGATGCTCACTTTTTCCAACGAAAAGGTGGTAGGTAATGCCCAGAAAATCTACGTTTCTTATCCTGATCTTTACCGGGATATCAAACCAGGCCACAGAATTTTGTTAGATGATGGTAAAATTGAAACCATTGTAAGAGAAACTACGCCTGATGGTCTAATTAAAGCCGAAGTAATGCTGGGCGGCATCCTGTCCTCCAAAAAAGGCTTTAACCTCCCCGATACCAAAATATCCATGCCGGCACTGACCGAAAAAGATATCGTAGACCTGGAATTTATCATTGAACAACAGTGCGACTGGGTAGCGCTTTCTTTTGTAAGAAGCGTAAAAGACCTGATGGACCTGCGTAAGCGCCTGGAAGATCGGCAATCCAAGATCAAGATCATCTCTAAAATAGAAAAGCCTGAAGCGATCCAGAACCTCAAAGAGATCATCTGGGAAAGTGATGGCGTCATGATTGCCCGTGGTGACCTGGGTGTGGAACTGCCTGTAGAGCAGATCCCGATGATCCAGAAAGATATCATCCGCAAATGTATCCACCGTGCTAAACCCGTTATCGTGGCTACCCAGATGATGGAAAGTATGATGGACCGCAGCAGACCCAACCGTAGCGAAATTACCGACGTGGCCAATGCCGTACTGGAAGGTGCCGACGCTGTAATGCTGAGCGGGGAAACTGCTACTGGTATGCACCCGGTACTGGTGATCGAAACCATGAAAAAGATCATCGACGAAGTAGAAAAAGAAGATATCATTTACAACCGTAACCTTATTCCACACCGCCACTCTCCTACTTTCCTGAGCGACGCCCTGTGTTATAACGCTTGTAAAATAGCAGAAGACCTGGATTCTGATGCCCTGATAGGTATGACGCAAAGTGGTTACACCGGCTTTATGCTGAGCAGCTACCGCCCGCGCTCTCCTCTTTATATCTTCACCAAAGAAAGAACACTGGTTAACCAACTGAGCCTGAGCTGGGGGGTACGTGCGTTCTACTATGCGGAAGAAGAAAGCCTGGATGATATCATCTTTGATCAGATCCACATCCTGAAAGAAAGAGGCTTCCTGAAAACAGATGACGTGGCCGTAAATACCGGTAGCACGCCTGTTAAAGAACACCTGCCTACTAACATTCTGAAAATTACCAGGGTGGTATAA
- a CDS encoding helix-turn-helix domain-containing protein has translation MLFASYAGEEIDNDLLIQMGYIPETFTGSIMRDALKFFYENESRKVFSQMIALRRFKIWDHHITVLNNNPIYPTTNEAGYKLHFMLSDISVKAAVENNHPAITGDKTNVELESGQITIVHVPKGKHLAPIPLGTHNFFHIDLAPSIWPLLKKNKQAAALLTAIKKAKTHGQAQINTAPVAINVYCMGLIEQIRQHAYSGQIADIYLQKKCWQLLSYFATSFAQQGKKARRPLTPKDVNTLDNVKAMMKLQLHEHFNADILGRNFNIAPGILARNFQQLFHSSIYDFSRNYKMEQAFKQLVKRTLSPGKLAQLLGFKNTATFTRAFHAYWGYKPAYIRQMKNNTL, from the coding sequence ATGCTTTTTGCATCTTATGCCGGAGAGGAGATAGACAATGACCTGCTTATACAAATGGGGTACATCCCGGAAACGTTTACAGGGAGCATTATGCGGGATGCCCTGAAATTCTTTTATGAAAATGAATCCAGAAAAGTATTCTCCCAGATGATTGCCTTACGGCGTTTCAAAATATGGGATCATCACATCACTGTACTGAACAACAACCCTATCTATCCTACTACCAATGAGGCTGGATACAAGTTGCATTTTATGCTGTCGGATATTAGCGTCAAAGCTGCGGTGGAAAATAACCATCCGGCCATAACCGGTGATAAAACCAACGTAGAACTTGAATCCGGACAGATAACAATAGTACATGTTCCCAAAGGGAAACACCTGGCGCCAATCCCCTTAGGAACACATAATTTTTTTCATATAGACCTGGCCCCTTCTATCTGGCCCTTATTGAAAAAAAACAAGCAGGCTGCAGCACTCCTTACAGCGATAAAAAAAGCAAAAACACACGGGCAGGCGCAGATCAATACGGCTCCCGTTGCCATTAATGTGTATTGTATGGGCCTGATAGAGCAGATCCGGCAACATGCCTATAGCGGACAAATAGCCGACATATACCTGCAGAAAAAATGCTGGCAGTTGCTGAGTTACTTTGCAACATCATTTGCCCAACAAGGTAAAAAGGCACGCCGTCCTTTAACGCCCAAAGATGTAAACACGCTGGACAACGTAAAAGCAATGATGAAACTACAGCTCCATGAACATTTTAATGCAGACATATTGGGCAGAAATTTTAACATAGCTCCTGGGATACTGGCCCGTAATTTTCAGCAGCTGTTTCATAGCTCCATTTATGACTTCTCCCGGAATTATAAAATGGAACAGGCTTTTAAACAACTGGTAAAAAGGACACTTTCTCCGGGCAAACTGGCACAACTACTAGGTTTCAAAAATACGGCTACTTTTACCCGTGCCTTCCATGCCTATTGGGGATACAAACCAGCCTATATCAGACAAATGAAAAATAATACACTATAA
- a CDS encoding MFS transporter, with amino-acid sequence MALSRWNIMIMALCTGLIVANIYYSQPLLVLMSEEFKVSESNAGQVTFFTQLGYALGLLFCVPLGDKLERKRQIIIMTALAVLALVASALSMNIFMLKITGLLIGFTSVVPQLILPLAANLSDPGSRGKVIGTIMSGLLVGILLSRTISGVVGHYWGWRAMFWIAGGIGLILLLIMMVSFPKSAPNFSGTYGALMKSLITITREQPVLREAAAINACSFAMFGMFWTTVVFLLSAPPFNYGSDVIGLMGLAAAAGALGAPLIGRIADKKNPRIAIGYGIIFLFAGYFLFYFFQTNIVGIIIGIVAIDLGLQGIHVSNQTRIYALVPEARNRLNTVFMTISFVGTSLGSGIGLWVWQVGKWNGVCAAGVLLITLALIIYLATYKKKETIVAG; translated from the coding sequence ATGGCTTTGAGCAGGTGGAATATTATGATCATGGCCCTTTGTACGGGCCTGATAGTAGCGAATATATATTACAGCCAACCATTGCTGGTATTAATGAGTGAAGAATTTAAAGTGTCGGAGAGTAATGCCGGGCAGGTAACCTTTTTTACACAGCTGGGGTATGCATTGGGACTTTTATTTTGTGTGCCACTGGGAGATAAGCTGGAACGGAAGCGGCAGATCATTATCATGACGGCTTTGGCCGTGCTGGCATTGGTAGCTTCCGCTTTATCCATGAATATATTTATGCTGAAGATTACCGGACTGCTGATAGGATTTACGTCTGTGGTACCACAGCTGATCCTGCCATTGGCAGCCAATCTTTCTGATCCGGGCAGCAGGGGCAAGGTAATCGGTACTATTATGAGCGGATTGCTGGTGGGGATTCTGTTGTCGAGGACCATCAGCGGCGTAGTAGGGCATTACTGGGGCTGGCGGGCTATGTTCTGGATAGCCGGAGGTATTGGATTGATATTATTGCTGATTATGATGGTATCATTTCCTAAAAGTGCGCCTAACTTTTCCGGTACTTATGGCGCGTTGATGAAGTCATTGATTACGATCACCAGGGAGCAGCCGGTATTGCGGGAAGCAGCAGCTATTAATGCCTGTAGCTTTGCCATGTTTGGCATGTTCTGGACTACCGTCGTGTTTTTATTATCAGCACCACCGTTTAATTATGGGAGTGATGTAATAGGGCTGATGGGGCTGGCAGCAGCAGCAGGTGCGTTGGGTGCTCCGTTGATAGGGCGGATAGCAGATAAGAAAAATCCCCGCATAGCTATTGGCTATGGTATCATCTTCCTGTTTGCCGGATACTTTCTTTTTTATTTTTTCCAAACAAACATTGTAGGGATCATCATTGGTATTGTGGCAATAGATCTGGGATTGCAAGGGATACATGTATCTAATCAAACCAGAATTTATGCATTGGTACCTGAGGCGCGTAACCGCTTGAATACCGTATTTATGACCATTAGTTTTGTGGGTACTTCTCTGGGTTCAGGGATTGGATTGTGGGTATGGCAGGTAGGGAAATGGAATGGTGTTTGCGCAGCAGGAGTATTACTCATTACATTGGCACTGATCATTTATTTAGCTACTTATAAGAAGAAGGAGACGATTGTAGCAGGATAA
- a CDS encoding NAD-dependent succinate-semialdehyde dehydrogenase — protein sequence MSTFESIYPYTQETIASYPAHTEAEIAQKLAAGDKAFRQLQQISLQQRCNWMLQVAADLKTNVTEHATLITREMGKTLKEAKAEVLKCATTAEYYAENIAVMLQPRLITSDASKSYATYEPKGIILAIMPWNFPYWQVFRFAIPNILAGNAGLLKHASNVSGCALAIEKVFLHAGFPAGTFQAVLVSSKNVEPIIADNRVQGVTLTGSTPAGSSVAQLAGKYIKKTVLELGGSDPFIVLKDANLEQAAKLAVQGRMQNAGQSCIAAKRWIVEQDAVPGFTAHVKTLIQALRQGDPMLDTTSMGPMARPDLAVEVGNQMQQTIRQGAVLELGGQYEGCNFMPTLLTQVQSNMAAFQEETFGPVAVITAARDEEHAIALANETSFGLGAALWTSDTEKATRLAPRIQSGNVFINAMVHSDARLPFGGVKQSGYGRELSQEGVHEFLNIKTVYIG from the coding sequence ATGTCTACCTTCGAAAGCATTTACCCATACACCCAGGAAACTATCGCCAGCTATCCGGCACATACGGAAGCCGAAATAGCACAAAAGCTGGCTGCAGGTGATAAAGCCTTCCGGCAGTTACAACAAATATCGCTGCAGCAGCGGTGCAACTGGATGTTGCAGGTAGCCGCAGATCTGAAGACGAATGTTACGGAACATGCTACCCTGATCACACGTGAAATGGGGAAAACACTGAAAGAAGCAAAGGCTGAAGTACTGAAGTGTGCTACCACCGCCGAATATTATGCTGAAAATATAGCTGTCATGCTGCAGCCCAGGCTTATTACCTCAGATGCCAGTAAAAGTTATGCCACTTACGAGCCGAAGGGCATTATCCTGGCCATCATGCCCTGGAATTTCCCCTACTGGCAGGTATTCCGTTTTGCCATTCCCAATATTCTGGCGGGCAATGCCGGCCTGCTCAAACATGCCAGCAATGTAAGCGGCTGTGCACTGGCCATAGAAAAAGTATTCCTCCATGCGGGCTTTCCGGCGGGTACCTTTCAGGCCGTACTGGTATCTTCTAAAAATGTGGAACCCATCATTGCAGATAACCGTGTACAGGGCGTTACGCTCACCGGCAGTACCCCGGCAGGCAGCAGCGTGGCACAGCTGGCAGGTAAATACATTAAAAAAACAGTGCTGGAACTGGGCGGCAGCGACCCTTTTATCGTGCTTAAAGATGCCAACCTGGAACAGGCAGCCAAACTGGCGGTACAGGGGCGTATGCAAAATGCCGGACAATCCTGCATTGCGGCCAAACGCTGGATCGTAGAACAGGATGCCGTACCCGGATTTACAGCGCATGTAAAAACACTGATACAAGCTCTCCGCCAGGGAGATCCGATGCTGGATACTACCTCCATGGGGCCAATGGCCCGACCCGACCTGGCTGTAGAGGTAGGCAACCAAATGCAGCAAACGATCCGGCAGGGTGCTGTATTGGAACTGGGCGGACAATACGAAGGCTGCAATTTTATGCCTACCCTTCTCACACAGGTACAAAGCAATATGGCGGCCTTCCAGGAAGAAACCTTTGGCCCCGTGGCAGTAATCACTGCCGCCCGTGATGAAGAACATGCCATTGCACTGGCTAATGAAACCTCCTTCGGATTAGGGGCTGCCCTGTGGACCAGCGACACGGAAAAGGCTACACGGTTGGCGCCGCGCATTCAAAGCGGCAATGTGTTCATTAATGCCATGGTGCACTCCGATGCCCGCCTCCCCTTTGGAGGGGTAAAACAATCAGGCTATGGCCGGGAATTGTCACAGGAAGGTGTACACGAATTCCTGAATATCAAAACAGTGTACATCGGCTAA